A DNA window from Daucus carota subsp. sativus chromosome 3, DH1 v3.0, whole genome shotgun sequence contains the following coding sequences:
- the LOC108213113 gene encoding uncharacterized WD repeat-containing protein C2A9.03 isoform X1, whose protein sequence is MGEFVNNELDNMVSNYYNSGAAEFDFDSSSDSDDALLHDEDDDSFCFEQTKPKTDTSAVEARNGKDIQGIPWERLNFNRDNYRETRLSQYRNYESLSLPRGELEKDYNKVEKGHIFYDFQYNTRLVKSTIVHFQLRNLLWATSKHDVYLMQNYSVMHWSSLLKRGSEILNVAKPIVPTLTYPGSLGQSLSRVQISTMAVKHNLLVAGGFKGELLCKSLDQSGVAFCTKIAMDENAITNDVDIYHSTDGSIRLMTANNDSKVRVFDTVNFACTNRFTYPWSVNNTCVSPDGKLFSVLGDSPECLVADAQSGKVVGTLKGHLDYSFTSAWHPDGNILATGNQDTTCRLWDIRNMSESLSVLKGRMGAIRAISFSSDGQFMATAEAADFVHIYDTKSGYSTEQEIDLFGEIAGISFSPDTEALFIGIADRTYGSLLEYNRRRYGYYLDSFV, encoded by the exons atgggagagtTTGTGAACAATGAGCTAGACAACATGGTATCAAACTACTACAACTCGGGGGCTGCTGAGTTTGACTTCGATTCATCTTCGGACAGTGATGATGCACTTCTtcatgatgaggatgatgattcTTTCTGTTTCGAACAA ACCAAGCCAAAAACGGATACGTCTGCTGTGGAAGCTAGAAATGGCAAAGACATTCAGGGGATTCCTTGGGAGAGGCTTAATTTCAACAGAGATAACTACCGAGAAACAAGACTTAGTCAATACAGAAATTATGAGAGCCTCTCGCTCCCTCGTGGAGAGCTTGAAAAG GACTACAATAAAGTAGAGAAGGGCCATATCTTCTATGACTTCCAGTACAACACAAGGCTTGTGAAATCAACCATTGTGCATTTTCAG TTGAGGAACTTGTTATGGGCAACCTCTAAACATGATGTGTACCTTATGCAAAACTACTCAGTAATGCACTGGTCTTCACTTCTTAAGAGAGGTTCGGAGATACTCAATGTTGCTAAGCCTATCGTACCTACTCTG ACATATCCTGGGTCTTTAGGCCAGTCTCTTTCACGAGTGCAGATTAGTACAATGGCTGTTAAACACAATCTACTGGTTGCTGGCGGATTTAAAGGGGAACTTCTCTGCAAG TCCTTGGACCAATCTGGAGTTGCATTTTGCACAAAGATAGCCATGGATGAAAATGCTATAACAAATGATGTAGACATATACCATAGTACTGA TGGTTCGATCAGGTTAATGACTGCCAACAACGATTCTAAAGTTAGAGTGTTCGATACTGTAAATTTTGCTTGTACTAATCGATTCACCTACCCTTGGTCTGTAAAT AACACATGTGTTAGCCCTGATGGGAAATTATTCTCTGTTCTGGGAGATAGTCCAGAATGCTTGGTGGCTGATGCTCAATCGGGGAAG GTGGTTGGGACGCTTAAAGGCCATCTGGACTACTCCTTCACCTCAGCTTGGCATCCTGATGGAAATATTCTAGCGACTGGGAATCAAGACACCACCTGTAGGCTCTGGGACATAAGGAACATGTCTGAATCTCTCTCTGTCTTGAAGGGAAGGATGGGAGCAATTAGAGCAATAAGTTTCAGCTCAGATGGCCAGTTTATGGCCACAGCAGAGGCTGCAGACTTCGTTCATATCTACGATACAAAGTCTGGTTACTCCACAGAACAAGAAATTGATCTTTTTGGAGAGATTGCCGGAATATCGTTCAGTCCCGACACAGAAGCTCTATTTATCGGTATTGCAGACAGGACCTATGGTAGCTTACTGGAGTATAACCGAAGAAGATATGGATATTACCTAGACTCCTTCGTGTAG
- the LOC108213113 gene encoding uncharacterized WD repeat-containing protein C2A9.03 isoform X3 codes for MLRNLLWATSKHDVYLMQNYSVMHWSSLLKRGSEILNVAKPIVPTLTYPGSLGQSLSRVQISTMAVKHNLLVAGGFKGELLCKSLDQSGVAFCTKIAMDENAITNDVDIYHSTDGSIRLMTANNDSKVRVFDTVNFACTNRFTYPWSVNNTCVSPDGKLFSVLGDSPECLVADAQSGKVVGTLKGHLDYSFTSAWHPDGNILATGNQDTTCRLWDIRNMSESLSVLKGRMGAIRAISFSSDGQFMATAEAADFVHIYDTKSGYSTEQEIDLFGEIAGISFSPDTEALFIGIADRTYGSLLEYNRRRYGYYLDSFV; via the exons ATG TTGAGGAACTTGTTATGGGCAACCTCTAAACATGATGTGTACCTTATGCAAAACTACTCAGTAATGCACTGGTCTTCACTTCTTAAGAGAGGTTCGGAGATACTCAATGTTGCTAAGCCTATCGTACCTACTCTG ACATATCCTGGGTCTTTAGGCCAGTCTCTTTCACGAGTGCAGATTAGTACAATGGCTGTTAAACACAATCTACTGGTTGCTGGCGGATTTAAAGGGGAACTTCTCTGCAAG TCCTTGGACCAATCTGGAGTTGCATTTTGCACAAAGATAGCCATGGATGAAAATGCTATAACAAATGATGTAGACATATACCATAGTACTGA TGGTTCGATCAGGTTAATGACTGCCAACAACGATTCTAAAGTTAGAGTGTTCGATACTGTAAATTTTGCTTGTACTAATCGATTCACCTACCCTTGGTCTGTAAAT AACACATGTGTTAGCCCTGATGGGAAATTATTCTCTGTTCTGGGAGATAGTCCAGAATGCTTGGTGGCTGATGCTCAATCGGGGAAG GTGGTTGGGACGCTTAAAGGCCATCTGGACTACTCCTTCACCTCAGCTTGGCATCCTGATGGAAATATTCTAGCGACTGGGAATCAAGACACCACCTGTAGGCTCTGGGACATAAGGAACATGTCTGAATCTCTCTCTGTCTTGAAGGGAAGGATGGGAGCAATTAGAGCAATAAGTTTCAGCTCAGATGGCCAGTTTATGGCCACAGCAGAGGCTGCAGACTTCGTTCATATCTACGATACAAAGTCTGGTTACTCCACAGAACAAGAAATTGATCTTTTTGGAGAGATTGCCGGAATATCGTTCAGTCCCGACACAGAAGCTCTATTTATCGGTATTGCAGACAGGACCTATGGTAGCTTACTGGAGTATAACCGAAGAAGATATGGATATTACCTAGACTCCTTCGTGTAG
- the LOC108213112 gene encoding probable beta-D-xylosidase 7, whose product MTLHISFTIIIICCTTLHIFTESTQPPYACDSSNPSTKQYPFCRTSLSFTQRATDLVSRLTLDEKVSQLVNSAPGIPRLGIPAYEWWSEALHGITNAGKGVEFTGRIVGATSFPQVILTAASFDALLWYRIGQAIGREARAVYNDGEATGMTFWAPNINIFRDPRWGRGQETPGEDPMMTGKYAVSFVRGIQGDSFQGGKLKDGDHLQASACCKHFTAYDLDRWHGVTRYAFDAIVTKQDLADTYQPPFQSCIQQAKASGIMCAYNRVNGVPNCADYNLLTNIARGQWGFNGYITSDCDAVSIIHDAQGYAKVPEDAVADVLKAGMDVNCGSYLQNHTKSAVMEKKVPVSQIDRALRNLFTVRMRLGLFNGNPKNLIYGNIGPNSVCTKEHLNLALEAARNGIVLLKNSAKILPLSKTRTQSLAVIGPNANSANTLIGNYAGPPCRSITVLAAIQSYIQNTVYNKGCNAVNCTSASISEAVDIAKKADHVILVMGLDQNEEREDFDRVDLVLPGLQQSLITSVAKAAKKPVILVLLCGGPVDVSFAKHNPKIGGILWAGYPGEAGGTALAEIIFGDHNPGGKLPLTWYPKDYVKVPMTDMRMRPQPSKGYPGRTYRFYTGKKVYPFGYGLSYSRYSYNIVSVTESQLHLNPLSVKQGLSNSSSAQYMMVSELGTESCEKAKFSATVEVQNHGEMAGKHPVLLYVKQAKHSNGMPMKQLVGFQSVALNGGEKAGVEFILNPCEHLSVADENGEMLINAGSQHLVVGDAEYPISIVLDQGV is encoded by the exons ATGACACTCCACATCTCTTTTACAATCATTATCATATGTTGCACGACTCTTCACATCTTCACCGAGTCAACTCAGCCACCCTACGCATGTGACTCGTCCAACCCGTCAACCAAACAGTACCCATTTTGCAGAACCTCGTTGTCATTCACCCAACGAGCTACTGACCTCGTTTCACGACTCACACTCGATGAGAAGGTGAGTCAACTCGTGAACTCGGCTCCCGGGATTCCTCGACTCGGTATCCCCGCTTATGAGTGGTGGTCCGAGGCTCTGCATGGGATTACGAATGCGGGGAAGGGAGTTGAGTTCACGGGGAGGATTGTGGGGGCCACTAGCTTCCCTCAGGTTATTCTAACGGCGGCTTCTTTTGATGCGCTTTTGTGGTATCGCATTGGTCAG GCAATTGGAAGAGAGGCAAGAGCAGTGTACAACGATGGAGAAGCTACAGGAATGACATTCTGGGCACCCAACATAAACATATTCAGAGACCCCAGATGGGGAAGAGGACAAGAAACGCCGGGAGAAGATCCAATGATGACGGGTAAATATGCGGTTTCATTTGTCAGAGGAATCCAAGGAGATAGTTTCCAAGGTGGGAAGCTCAAAGATGGCGATCATCTTCAAGCTTCAGCTTGTTGTAAGCATTTCACTGCTTATGATTTGGATCGGTGGCATGGGGTCACTCGCTATGCATTTGACGCTATT GTGACAAAGCAAGACTTGGCTGATACATATCAACCACCATTCCAGAGCTGCATTCAACAAGCCAAAGCCAGTGGAATAATGTGTGCATATAACCGTGTTAATGGCGTCCCAAATTGTGCTGATTATAATCTCCTCACCAACATTGCCCGCGGCCAGTGGGGTTTTAACGG GTACATAACATCGGATTGTGATGCAGTAAGTATTATTCATGATGCTCAGGGATATGCTAAAGTACCAGAAGATGCAGTTGCTGATGTTCTTAAAGCTG GTATGGATGTAAACTGTGGTTCTTACCTGCAAAACCACACAAAATCAGCAGTTATGGAGAAAAAAGTGCCAGTATCACAGATTGACAGGGCACTTCGCAACCTTTTTACTGTTCGAATGAGGCTAGGGCTTTTCAATGGAAACCCCAAGAATCTAATCTACGGAAATATTGGTCCGAATTCAGTATGTACAAAGGAGCACCTGAATCTAGCCCTTGAAGCAGCTCGAAATGGTATTGTTCTGCTGAAGAACTCAGCAAAGATACTTCCACTGTCAAAGACAAGAACTCAATCTCTAGCGGTGATAGGCCCTAATGCAAACTCTGCAAACACACTTATTGGAAATTATGCAGGCCCTCCTTGTAGATCAATCACGGTGCTTGCAGCGATTCAGAGTTATATTCAGAACACAGTTTATAATAAGGGGTGCAATGCTGTCAACTGTACTTCTGCTTCGATCAGTGAGGCAGTAGATATTGCCAAGAAAGCAGATCATGTGATACTTGTCATGGGGTTGGACCAAAATGAAGAGAGGGAGGATTTCGACCGTGTAGACTTGGTGCTTCCTGGATTGCAACAGAGTCTCATTACCAGTGTTGCTAAGGCTGCTAAGAAGCCTGTGATATTAGTCCTGCTTTGTGGAGGTCCCGTTGATGTTTCGTTTGCCAAACACAATCCAAAGATAGGAGGCATCTTGTGGGCAGGCTACCCAGGCGAAGCAGGAGGAACTGCGCTAGCAGAAATCATCTTTGGCGACCACAACCCAG GAGGAAAGTTGCCCTTAACATGGTATCCAAAAGATTACGTCAAAGTACCAATGACAGACATGAGAATGAGGCCTCAACCATCAAAAGGCTATCCAGGACGCACTTACAGATTCTACACAGGCAAAAAGGTGTATCCATTTGGCTATGGTTTGAGCTACTCAAGATATTCGTACAATATCGTATCTGTTACAGAAAGCCAACTTCATTTGAATCCATTATCAGTAAAGCAAGGGCTGTCAAACTCAAGTTCAGCTCAGTACATGATGGTTTCAGAATTGGGGACAGAGTCATGTGAGAAAGCTAAATTCTCAGCCACCGTAGAAGTTCAAAATCACGGGGAAATGGCCGGCAAACATCCTGTTTTACTATATGTTAAACAGGCCAAGCACAGTAATGGAATGCCAATGAAGCAGTTGGTAGGATTCCAGAGTGTTGCCTTGAATGGAGGAGAGAAGGCTGGAGTTGAGTTTATTCTCAATCCTTGCGAGCATCTTAGTGTTGCTGATGAAAATGGTGAGATGTTGATTAATGCTGGATCTCAGCATCTTGTCGTGGGAGACGCTGAATATCCGATCTCGATAGTGCTAGACCAAGGGGTATAA
- the LOC108213113 gene encoding uncharacterized WD repeat-containing protein C2A9.03 isoform X2 has translation MCCPYGTLRNLLWATSKHDVYLMQNYSVMHWSSLLKRGSEILNVAKPIVPTLTYPGSLGQSLSRVQISTMAVKHNLLVAGGFKGELLCKSLDQSGVAFCTKIAMDENAITNDVDIYHSTDGSIRLMTANNDSKVRVFDTVNFACTNRFTYPWSVNNTCVSPDGKLFSVLGDSPECLVADAQSGKVVGTLKGHLDYSFTSAWHPDGNILATGNQDTTCRLWDIRNMSESLSVLKGRMGAIRAISFSSDGQFMATAEAADFVHIYDTKSGYSTEQEIDLFGEIAGISFSPDTEALFIGIADRTYGSLLEYNRRRYGYYLDSFV, from the exons ATGTGTTGTCCATATGGTACG TTGAGGAACTTGTTATGGGCAACCTCTAAACATGATGTGTACCTTATGCAAAACTACTCAGTAATGCACTGGTCTTCACTTCTTAAGAGAGGTTCGGAGATACTCAATGTTGCTAAGCCTATCGTACCTACTCTG ACATATCCTGGGTCTTTAGGCCAGTCTCTTTCACGAGTGCAGATTAGTACAATGGCTGTTAAACACAATCTACTGGTTGCTGGCGGATTTAAAGGGGAACTTCTCTGCAAG TCCTTGGACCAATCTGGAGTTGCATTTTGCACAAAGATAGCCATGGATGAAAATGCTATAACAAATGATGTAGACATATACCATAGTACTGA TGGTTCGATCAGGTTAATGACTGCCAACAACGATTCTAAAGTTAGAGTGTTCGATACTGTAAATTTTGCTTGTACTAATCGATTCACCTACCCTTGGTCTGTAAAT AACACATGTGTTAGCCCTGATGGGAAATTATTCTCTGTTCTGGGAGATAGTCCAGAATGCTTGGTGGCTGATGCTCAATCGGGGAAG GTGGTTGGGACGCTTAAAGGCCATCTGGACTACTCCTTCACCTCAGCTTGGCATCCTGATGGAAATATTCTAGCGACTGGGAATCAAGACACCACCTGTAGGCTCTGGGACATAAGGAACATGTCTGAATCTCTCTCTGTCTTGAAGGGAAGGATGGGAGCAATTAGAGCAATAAGTTTCAGCTCAGATGGCCAGTTTATGGCCACAGCAGAGGCTGCAGACTTCGTTCATATCTACGATACAAAGTCTGGTTACTCCACAGAACAAGAAATTGATCTTTTTGGAGAGATTGCCGGAATATCGTTCAGTCCCGACACAGAAGCTCTATTTATCGGTATTGCAGACAGGACCTATGGTAGCTTACTGGAGTATAACCGAAGAAGATATGGATATTACCTAGACTCCTTCGTGTAG
- the LOC108213114 gene encoding uncharacterized protein LOC108213114, with protein sequence MALIKILPFVIIIILIIYEDRISTPSCKLVPSSNPPENISEEIGQNSSEDDLKVMIVANLLLLGSKAGYFNFFFRDYYLSKFFKKSFQVLKPDMLLVLGDVSARGAELTRSNWSSVIQQFHRVLGPFLELPYHVLLGDRDIGGCSDLNSGSVSWISSNFPGLDSSGCSAFGIGNISFVSLNSVALLCGDNSLRFGVEKTVETESTELQMETEQTEQPVQVSKDIRLEDFIWRENALSSGSGPVLLLHMPLHLRANRFQESNMYDKKAEYKHQDATRKGSSDLAGLGPYELWHTLPLNATEYIFQALKPRIIFSAHTHKFCDRTHYDGTREITVPAMSWEAVDDPGFVFASFKSNRKSITVSHCLLAKESSVIFTCTSILVLSILSLLVTHTPQNNIIS encoded by the exons ATGGCACTTATAAAAATCCTCCCTTTCGTCAtaatcatcatcctcatcatctaCGAAGACAGAATTTCAACCCCATCTTGCAAATTAGTACCCAGTTCAAATCCGCCCGAAAATATCTCCGAAGAAATCGGCCAGAATTCCAGTGAGGATGACTTGAAGGTCATGATTGTTGCTAATTTGCTTTTGTTGGGTTCTAAAGCTGGGTACTTCAACTTTTTCTTCAGGGATTATTACTTGTCTAAGTTCTTTAAG AAATCTTTTCAAGTTTTGAAGCCTGATATGCTGCTTGTATTAGGAGATGTTTCTGCCAGAGGTGCAGAATTGACAAGAAGTAACTGGTCATCTGTGATCCAGCAGTTTCACAGAGTGCTAGGGCCCTTTCTTGAGCTACCATACCATGTTCTTCTTGGAGATAGGGATATCGGAGGCTGTAGTGATTTAAATTCTGGATCTGTGAGTTGGATATCTAGCAATTTTCCGGGATTGGATTCATCTGGTTGTTCCGCATTTGGAATTGGCAACATTAGTTTTGTCTCACTCAATTCTGTTGCATTATTATGTGGGGATAACAGTCTCCGTTTTGGTGTTGAGAAAACTGTTGAAACAGAAAGCACGGAATTACAAATGGAAACTGAGCAAACGGAACAACCAGTGCAAGTCTCGAAAGATATCAGACTTGAGGATTTCATCTGGAGAGAAAATGCTTTGTCATCGGGGTCTGGTCCTGTTCTCTTACTTCACATGCCATTACACTTGAGAGCAAACAGATTTCAAGAAAGCAACATGTATGACAAAAAAGCTGAATATAAACACCAGGATGCAACAAGAAAGGGGAGCAG TGACCTTGCTGGTTTGGGCCCATATGAGTTATGGCATACTCTTCCACTTAATGCAACTGAATACATCTTTCAAGCTCTAAAACCAAG GATCATCTTCAGTGCTCACACACATAAGTTCTGTGATCGAACTCATTATGATGGGACGCGTGAGATAACTGTTCCAGCCATGTCATGGGAGGCCGTTGATGACCCTGGTTTTGTTTTTGCATCCTTCAAAAGCAATAGAAAATCGATAACTGTAAGCCATTGTTTACTTGCTAAGGAATCTAGTGTAATATTTACTTGTACTTCTATTCTTGTTTTGTCAATATTGTCTCTTCTTGTAACACACACACCTCAAAACAATATAATAAGTTGA